The proteins below come from a single Cannabis sativa cultivar Pink pepper isolate KNU-18-1 chromosome 3, ASM2916894v1, whole genome shotgun sequence genomic window:
- the LOC133035487 gene encoding uncharacterized protein LOC133035487, with product MEQLRDILAMLNRPPTAASAPEAPADPSTPPPAASPPVEEEEVFPDGYDPYEGAPATPIDTGVIHVHDTESQGEILSIEAQPAVVKSRKRKRNPPVWFGDYTEMKRRHRPSSTFDPLEPPDGKLLVTFRKWCVGLIPNHRLRDLRSGDYGPSFFWIMLTPKEWLTDDHIDAAMHMLRRRRTDYPLTFPQKGVILSTFVTTMISSAWTNHKGPRRNFVWEDYILDYCRGVHKVLF from the exons ATGGAGCAGCTCAGAGAcatattggccatgttgaatcgtccgccaaCGGCAGCTTCAGCACCGGAGGCCCCAGCAGATCCATCTACCCCACCACCAGCTGCATCACCCCCAGTAGAAGAGGAGGAGGTCTTCCCCGACGGGTACGATCCTTATGAGGGAGCTCCAGCGACTCCCATCGATACAGGTGttatccatgtacatgacacCGAGTCACAGGGTGAGATTCTATCGATAGAGGCACAACCTGCAGTGGTTAAGagtcggaagaggaagagaaatcCTCCTGTATGGTTCGGTGACTACACGGAGATGAAGAGGAGACATAGGCCATCTTCGACTTTTGATCCCCTGGAGCCACCGGATGGGAAATTGTTAGTTACTTTCCGAAAGTGGTGTGTTGGACTCATTCCGAACCACCGACTTcgggatttgagaagtggtgattacggtccatcattcttttggataatgctcacaccaaaggaatggcttacagatgac CATATAGATGCAGCAATGCATATGCTGAGGAGGCGACGCACCGACTATCCACTGACATTTCCTCAGAAGGGTGTCATTCTCTCCACATTCGTGACCACCATGATCAGCAGTGCATGGACGAACCACAAGGGTCCGAGGAGAAACTTTGTGTGGGAGGATTATATCCTGGACTACTGCAGAGGGGTtcataaggtattgttttag